A DNA window from Pyrus communis chromosome 3, drPyrComm1.1, whole genome shotgun sequence contains the following coding sequences:
- the LOC137727539 gene encoding actin-depolymerizing factor, translating into MSFRGLGRPNASCAMGVSDESKNTFKELQRKKVHRYVIFKVDEKKREVVVEKIGGPAESYDDFVAALPDNDCRYAVYDFDFVTSENCQKSKIFFIAWSPSTSRIRAKMLYATSKDRFRRELDGIHYEIQATDPTEMDLEVLRDRAH; encoded by the exons GTCTTTCAGAGGGCTCGGTcgg CCAAATGCTTCATGTGCCATGGGGGTTTCTGATGAGAGCAAGAACACTTTCAAGGAGCTGCAGAGGAAGAAGGTTCACCGCTATGTGATATTCAAGGTTGATGAGAAGAAGAGGGAGGTTGTAGTTGAAAAGATTGGTGGTCCGGCGGAGAGCTATGATGATTTTGTGGCAGCTTTGCCTGATAATGATTGTCGATATGCCGTATATGACTTTGATTTCGTAACTTCTGAGAACTGTCAAAAGAGCAAGATCTTCTTCATCGCATG GTCCCCTTCGACCTCTCGAATCCGTGCGAAGATGCTCTACGCCACATCTAAAGACAGGTTTAGGAGGGAGCTGGACGGTATCCACTACGAGATTCAGGCTACTGACCCGACAGAAATGGATCTTGAGGTGCTCAGAGACCGTGCCCATTGA
- the LOC137727887 gene encoding inorganic phosphate transporter 1-4-like, whose protein sequence is MAREQLQVLNALDVAKTQWYHFTAIIIAGMGFFTDAYDLFCISLVTKLLGRIYYHVEGAAKPGILPPNVSAAVNGVAFCGTLAGQLFFGWLGDKMGRKKVYGMTLMLMVICSVASGLSFGHTPKSVMSTLCFFRFWLGFGIGGDYPLSATIMSEYANKKTRGAFIAAVFAMQGFGILAGGIFAIISATAFKALFDAPTYEVNALASTVPQADYLWRIIVMVGAIPAAMTYYWRMKMPETARYTALVAKNAQQAASDMSKVLQVEIEAEPQKAEPTANTFALFSKEFMHRHGLHLLGTTTTWFLLDIAFYSQNLFQKDIFSAIGWIPPAKTMNAIEEVYRIARAQTLIALCSTVPGYWFTVALIDRIGRFAIQLMGFFFMTVFMFALAIPYDHWTHKDNRIGFVAIYSLTFFFANFGPNATTFVVPAEIFPARFRSTCHGISAASGKLGAIVGAFGFLYLAQNQDKAKADAGYPAGIGVKNSLIALGVVNFLGILFTFLVPESNGRSLEEMSGENEEESESVAVELEHSGYNNRTVPVV, encoded by the coding sequence ATGGCTAGAGAGCAATTACAGGTGCTTAATGCGCTTGATGTAGCAAAAACACAATGGTACCATTTCACTGCAATTATCATTGCTGGAATGGGATTCTTCACAGATGCATATGATCTCTTCTGCATATCTTTGGTGACCAAGTTGCTCGGCCGCATATACTACCACGTTGAAGGCGCAGCGAAGCCTGGGATATTGCCTCCGAATGTGTCAGCTGCCGTAAATGGTGTGGCATTTTGTGGAACCCTGGCAGGCCAGCTCTTCTTTGGCTGGCTTGGTGACAAGATGGGAAGGAAGAAAGTTTATGGAATGACTCTTATGCTTATGGTCATATGTTCTGTTGCTTCAGGTCTCTCATTTGGGCATACCCCAAAATCCGTTATGTCAACGCTTTGTTTCTTCCGGTTCTGGCTAGGGTTTGGTATTGGCGGTGACTACCCTCTCTCTGCCACAATCATGTCTGAGTATGCTAACAAGAAGACTCGAGGCGCTTTCATTGCCGCTGTCTTTGCCATGCAGGGGTTTGGAATTTTAGCTGGTGGAATATTTGCTATCATCTCTGCGACCGCATTTAAAGCGTTGTTTGATGCTCCAACATATGAGGTCAATGCACTTGCCTCAACCGTTCCACAAGCGGACTATCTGTGGAGGATTATTGTGATGGTAGGAGCAATTCCAGCCGCAATGACTTACTACTGGCGCATGAAGATGCCTGAAACTGCCCGTTACACCGCCCTGGTTGCAAAGAATGCGCAACAGGCTGCATCCGACATGTCAAAGGTTCTGCAGGTTGAAATTGAAGCAGAGCCGCAGAAGGCTGAGCCGACTGCTAATACATTTGCTTTGTTCTCCAAGGAGTTTATGCACCGCCATGGACTTCACTTGCTTGGAACAACAACCACTTGGTTCTTGCTTGACATTGCATTCTACAGCCAAAATCTGTTCCAAAAGGATATTTTCAGTGCGATCGGATGGATTCCTCCTGCAAAGACTATGAATGCTATTGAAGAAGTTTACAGAATCGCAAGGGCGCAAACTCTTATTGCATTGTGCAGTACCGTCCCCGGCTACTGGTTTACGGTAGCTCTTATTGACAGGATTGGAAGATTTGCAATTCAGTTGATGGGATTCTTCTTCATGACAGTGTTCATGTTTGCACTGGCTATTCCCTATGATCACTGGACTCACAAGGACAACCGAATTGGGTTCGTGGCGATCTACTCATTGACCTTCTTTTTTGCAAACTTTGGTCCTAATGCAACAACATTTGTTGTGCCGGCTGAGATCTTCCCAGCTAGGTTCCGGTCTACTTGTCATGGAATCTCAGCTGCATCCGGGAAGCTTGGCGCCATAGTTGGTGCATTCGGTTTCTTGTACTTGGCTCAGAACCAAGATAAGGCCAAGGCAGATGCAGGGTACCCTGCAGGCATCGGGGTTAAAAACTCGCTCATCGCGTTGGGTGTGGTCAACTTCTTGGGGATATTGTTCACTTTCTTGGTGCCCGAATCGAATGGGAGGTCGTTGGAGGAGATGTCGGGTGAGAACGAAGAAGAAAGCGAAAGCGTGGCAGTGGAGTTGGAGCACTCAGGCTATAACAACAGGACAGTTCCAGTTGTGTAG